A genomic stretch from Kogia breviceps isolate mKogBre1 chromosome 1, mKogBre1 haplotype 1, whole genome shotgun sequence includes:
- the LRRC8B gene encoding volume-regulated anion channel subunit LRRC8B isoform X2 has protein sequence MITLTELKCLADAQSSYHILKPWWDVFWYYITLIMLLVAVLAGALQLTQSRVLCCLPCKVEFDNHCAVPWDILKASVNTSSDPGTPLPLPLRIQNDLHRQQYSYIDAVCYEKQLHWFAKFFPYLVLLHTLIFAACSNFWLHYPSTSSRLEHFVAILHKCFDSPWTTRALSETVAEQSVRPLTLSKSKVLLSSSGCSADVDSNKQSLPYPQPGLESAGIESPTSSVLDKKEGEQAKAIFEKVKRFRMHVEQKDIIYRVYLKQIIVKVILFVLIITYVPYFLTYITLEIDCLVDVQAFTGYKRYQCVYSLAEIFKVLASFYVILVILYGLTSSYSLWWMLRSSLKQYSFEALREKSNYSDIPDVKNDFAFILHLADQYDPLYSKRFSIFLSEVSENKLKQINLNNEWTVEKLKSKLVKNSQDKIELHLFMLNGLPDNVFELTEIEVLSLELIPEVKLPSAVSQLVNLKELHVYHSSLVVDHPALAFLEENLKILRLKFTEMGKIPRWVFHLKNLKELYLSGCVLPEQVSTMQLEGFQDLKNLRTLYLKSSISRIPQVITDLLPSLQKLSLDNEGSKLVVLNNLKKMVNLKSLELISCDLERIPHSIFSLNNLHELNLKENNLKTVEEIISFQHLQNLSCLKLWHNNIAYIPAQIGALSNLEQLSLDHNNIENLPLQLFLCTKLHYLDLSYNHLTFIPEEIQYLSNLQYFAVNNNNPGSVIKRRSLASCNYREKKVEKMKSKAT, from the coding sequence ATGATTACACTAACAGAGCTAAAATGTTTAGCAGACGCCCAGTCGTCTTATCACATCCTAAAACCGTGGTGGGACGTCTTTTGGTATTACATCACCCTGATCATGCTGCTGGTGGCCGTGCTGGCTGGAGCCCTCCAGCTCACACAGAGCAGGGTTCTGTGCTGTCTTCCATGTAAGGTGGAATTCGACAATCACTGCGCCGTGCCTTGGGACATCCTGAAAGCCAGCGTGAACACATCCTCCGATCCCGGGACGCCACTTCCGCTCCCCCTCAGAATCCAGAATGACCTCCACCGACAGCAGTACTCCTACATCGACGCCGTCTGTTATGAGAAGCAGCTCCACTGGTTCGCAAAGTTCTTTCCCTACCTGGTGCTCTTGCACACGCTCATCTTTGCAGCCTGCAGCAACTTTTGGCTGCACTACCCCAGTACCAGTTCCAGGCTCGAGCATTTTGTGGCCATCCTTCACAAGTGCTTCGATTCTCCATGGACCACCCGTGCCCTGTCAGAGACGGTGGCTGAGCAGTCAGTGAGGCCCCTGACACTCTCCAAGTCCAAGGTTTTGCTTTCTTCCTCAGGGTGCTCAGCTGACGTTGATTCCAACAAGCAGTCATTGCCCTACCCACAGCCTGGCTTAGAGTCAGCTGGCATAGAAAGCCCAACTTCTAGCGTCCTGGACAAGAAGGAGGGCGAACAGGCCAAAGCCATCTTTGAAAAAGTGAAAAGGTTCCGCATGCACGTGGAACAGAAGGATATCATTTATAGAGTGTATCTGAAGCAGATAATAGTCAAAGTCATTTTGTTTGTCCTCATCATAACTTATGTTCCGTATTTTTTAACCTACATTACTCTTGAAATTGACTGTTTAGTGGATGTGCAGGCTTTTACTGGATATAAGCGCTACCAGTGTGTCTACTCCTTGGCAGAAATATTTAAGGTCCTGGCTTCATTTTATGTCATCTTGGTTATACTTTATGGTCTTACCTCCTCCTACAGCTTGTGGTGGATGCTGCGGAGTTCTCTGAAGCAATATTCTTTTGAGGCGCTGAGAGAAAAAAGCAACTACAGTGACATCCCGGATGTCAAGAATGACTTCGCCTTCATTCTCCATCTGGCTGATCAGTATGATCCTCTTTACTCCAAACGCTTCTCCATATTCCTGTCGGAGGTCAGTGAGAACAAACTGAAACAGATCAACCTCAACAACGAATGGACGGTCGAGAAACTGAAAAGTAAGCTTGTGAAAAATTCCCAGGACAAGATAGAGCTGCATCTTTTCATGCTAAACGGTCTTCCAGACAATGTCTTTGAGCTGACAGAAATTGAAGTGCTAAGCCTGGAGCTGATCCCGGAGGTCAAGCTGCCTTCTGCAGTCTCGCAGCTGGTCAACCTCAAGGAGCTCCACGTGTACCATTCATCTCTGGTGGTCGACCATCCTGCCCTGGCCTTTCTAGAGGAGAATTTGAAAATCCTCCGCCTGAAATTTACTGAAATGGGGAAAATTCCACGCTGGGTATTTCATCTGAAGAATCTCAAGGAACTTTACCTGTCAGGTTGTGTTCTACCTGAGCAGGTGAGTACCATGCAGTTGGAGGGCTTTCAGGACTTGAAAAACCTGAGGACCCTCTACTTGAAGAGCAGCATCTCCCGGATCCCACAAGTCATTACAGACCTCCTGCCTTCGCTGCAGAAGTTGTCCCTTGATAACGAGGGGAGCAAGCTGGTTGTGTTGAACAACTTGAAAAAGATGGTCAATCTGAAAAGCCTGGAGCTGATCAGCTGCGACCTGGAACGCATTCCGCACTCCATTTTCAGTCTGAACAATTTGCATGAGTTAAACCTCAAAGAAAATAACCTTAAAACTGTGGAAGAGATCATTAGCTTTCAGCATCTCCAGAATCTTTCCTGCTTAAAGTTGTGGCACAATAACATAGCTTATATTCCGGCCCAGATTGGGGCATTATCTAATCTAGAGCAGCTCTCTTTGGACCATAATAACATTGAGAATCTGCCCCTGCAGCTTTTCCTATGCACCAAACTACATTATCTGGATCTAAGCTATAACCACCTGACCTTCATTCCAGAAGAAATCCAGTATCTGAGTAATTTGCAGTACTTCGCTGTGAACAACAACAAC